In Candidatus Manganitrophus morganii, the genomic window ATCCATCTCCTTCAAGTCGGGGTCTGGCAGCGCTGCGATTCCGATGCTCAACGTAATTTTTTCCCCCTTTTTCATCTCTTTGAAGCGAAGCTGCTTGACATGTCTGAGGATCCGCCCCGCCGCCTTCACCGCCTCCTCTCCTTTCTGCTGGGAGAGAAGCACCGCGAATTCATCCCCTCCATACCGGGAAACCATATCAACCCCCCGGATCTGCGCCTGGATCGTCTGTGCCGTCTCCTTTAAAACCAGATCGCCGACATCATGGCCGTAAGTGTCATTGATTCTTTTGAAATGATCGACATCGATCATGAGGCAGGTAAATGGCGTCCCATAGCGGCGGTAGCGCTCGAACTCCTGGGCCAGCATCTCCTCGAACCGCCTTCGGTTGAAAAGACCGGTCACCGGATCGGTAATCGCCATCCGCTCGAATTTCCGCATCAGCTCCTCATACTCCGTGTTCTTCTTCTCAAGCTGATCACGGAGGGTCTTCTCGCGGAGGACGGCGTCGATCCGCGCCTTCAGCTCCGAATCATCGCACGGTTTGGTGACATAATCGTTCGCCCCGTCTTCCAGTCCGGCCACCCGCTCCTTGACATCGGTCCGGGCAGTCAAGATAATAATCGGGATCGATTGCGTCTCGGCATTCAACTTTGCCCACCGGCAGACCTCCCGACCGGAGATATCGGGAAGCACCAAATCGAGGAGAATCAAATCGGGCCGCTCAAGTTTGATCAACTTCATCCCCTGCATCCCATTTTCGGCGACCAGGACCTCATGGCCCTCTCTTTCAAGCAGAACCTTAGAGTGTTTGGCCTCAAACGGGCTATCGTCAACGACCAGGATCTTGGCCATTCCTTGCTCCTCGCGACGGGAACTGAATCTGAACACGTATGTATGCCTTCCCCGCAGTCATTTGGGGGAGGCATACGAAGCGGCGGTGTCTTTTCTCTCGGGCCGACGCTCTCCCGAGGCTTGGCGGGAGCGTCAATCTGAGCCAAAGATACCACATCTCCTTGACCTGTCAAGAAAATGAGCCCCTCTAGGGCAAGCTCCGATGAGTGAGAAAGATCACAATCATTGACCTGTGAAATACAACCGGATTGCCCCATGGGGGGACTTCCAACTTCGACGGGGCTTCTGTATAATCATCCCAGGAGTGAATCACCATGCGCATTGAAAAAGAAGCGGTTCTTCGAGAACTGGAGAAGAAATCCGACCACCCCATGCTCCTGAAGGAGCTGATGCGGGCCCTCAAAGTTCCGAAGGATGCGCGAAGAGAGATCAAGAAACTTCTCCGTAAAATGATCCAGGAGGGGGAGATCATCAAGACCCGCGGCAACCGCTACGGCCTGCCGCAGAAGATGAACCTGGTGATCGGCCGTTTGAAAGGGCACCGCGACGGATACGGGTTTGTTATCCCCGAAGCGGAGGGAGAACCCGACATTTTCATCGCCGCCAAGAAAATGGAAGAGGCGATGCACGGCGACCGCGTCGTCGCCCGGATCGAAGCGACCAAGCCCGACGGGCGGCGGGAAGGAAGGGTCATTCGGGTTTTGGAGCGGGCCCGCAAACAGATTGTCGGCCGGTATGAAAAAGGACGAACGGTCGGATTCGTCATCCCCGCCGACAAACGAATCACCAGCGATCTCTATGTCACCCCCGAAAACAGCCTCTCGGCCGAACCCGGAGAAATCGTTCTCGCCGAGATTCTCTCCTACCCGACCAAAACCCGAAACCCCGAAGGAAAGATCATCAAAGTACTGGGGAAGGCGGATGATCCCCGAATCGATACGATGATGGTCGTGGAGTCGTACGGCCTCCCGCGCGATTTTCCGCAGGAAGCGATGCAGGAGGCCGGCAAGATCAAAGAGTCGGTCACCGCCCAGATGCGCAGGGGGAGAGAAGACCTCCGGGATCTTCCGACCGTGACGATCGATGGAGAGAAGGCGCGCGATTTCGACGACGCCATCTCGATTGAGAAGACCCGAAAAGGCTATCTCCTCCGGGTCCACATTGCCGATGTCTCCCATTATGTTCCGCAAGGGTCGGCGCTCGATCGAGAAGCATACGAGCGGGCGACGTCGGTCTATTTCCCCGATGCCGTCATCCCGATGTTTCCGGAGAAGCTCTCCAACGGCATCTGCAGCCTCAATCCGAAAGAAGACCGGCTGGCGATGACGGCGGAGATGACCTTCGACGCCGACGGCCGGCGGGTCGGCTACAAGCTCTATAACAGCGTGATTCAAAGCGACGAGCGGATGACCTACACCGCCGTCCGGCAGATCCTGGTTGACCGCGACGAGAAGGTGCGGGAGCGGTATGCCGCGCTGCTTCCTCAATTCGAATTGATGGAGCGGCTCGCGATGCAGCTTCGAAAGAACCGGCTGGAGCGGGGGAGCCTCGATTTCGATCTTCCCGAGCCTTCGATCGTCCTCAGCCTCACCGGGGAGACGATCGACATCATCCGAGAGGAACGGAATGTCGCCCATCAAATTATCGAAGAGTTTATGCTCGCCGCCAATGAGACGGTCGCTGAACATATGACCGCTTTAGAAGTTCCTTTTCTTTACCGGATTCACGACCCCCCGACGCCGACCCGGATTTTCGAATTTAATGAGCTGCTCAAATCGTTCGGCCTCGTCCTTCGCGATCTGGAAAAAATCCGCCCCAAGTCGCTCTCCGATGTCTTGGAAGTAGTGAAAGGGCGCCCGGAGGAGCGCCTCATCAACCAAATTCTCCTTCGCTCTCTGAAACAGGCGAAGTATTCCGCCGAGAATCACGGTCATTTCGGACTCGCTTCCGAGGAATATACCCACTTCACCTCGCCGATCCGGCGCTATCCCGATCTGGTGGTTCACCGTCTTTTAAAAAAGGCCCTCCATCAACGGATGTCGCAAGACGAGCAGGAAGAATGGGCCCGTCGCCTCCCTGAAATCGGCAAGCATACCTCGGAGCGGGAGCGGGCCTCTATGGAGGCGGAGCGGGAGGTGATTCAACGGAAGAAGGTCAAATTCATGTCGGACAAGGTCGGCGTAATCTACAGCGGCTTCATCTCCGGCGTCGCCGCCTACGGCCTCTTTGTCGAACTGGGCACCTATTTTGTCGAGGGATTGATTCACGTCAGCAATCTACACGACGATTATTACATCTACGACGAGAAGCAGCACGCGCTGATCGGTGAGCATCATCGGCGCACCTTCCGGCTGGGTGACCCGATCCAAGTCCGCGTCGATCGGGTCGATCTGGAGAATTGGCAGATTGATTTCGGTTTGATGGAAGAGGAAAAACCACAGAGGAAGCGCCGATCGAGATAACCCTCCTAGCTTGAACTTGACATCCACAAGCTTATCAATATAAAATCGCACCGTAACTAACCTGCTGCGATTGCCTCTCGATGCTAGGCGGGCATGGTGCCTGACCGGTATCACGTAGGCAAAACCGGCGAAGAGCTGAAGGCCTGGAATATCCGGGACCTAGGCAAAGGAGAATCCAATGTCTACAACTTCCCCCGCTACAGATCTGCCTCGTATCGTTCCCCTCGGTCAAAATCCAGTCAATCCTATGCAGGCACGTCAGTATGCAATGGAATCAAGCCCGGGGATATTGGCTGTCATTTTAGAGCTGACCGAAAACGCGAGAGATAATGCCACTGAAATCACCCTTATTATCGACGTCGAGAAAAACCGCCTAGAAAAGGGGAGACACTACCTAGTACCCAAACGAATTATCTGCCAAGACAATGGCTCCGGATTAACACATGCCGAATTCCTTAACCGCTTTTGCGCCGCCTTTGCTGACTCTGAAAGTCACCACGAAACTGATCGCGCAGGACGTAATGGCGTTGGTACCAAGACGTACCTTTCTATTGCAGGTAAGGTCTTGGTCACCACAACGACAGGACGACAGACAGAAGGTCTCGACGAGCACCGTGAAGTTCTCAAGGACCAGATCCCAGCAGGCTTTAGTCTGCCACATGATGGTGAGCCTGATACTGTTTGGCGCAAATACGAGTTCAAGCTACATAATCGCAGTGCTATAACGGCGGAATGGACAAAGGCCGATGCACATGAAATGGGTACTATCGTAGAATTAGTCGATCTTTTTCGCGGCGTTGAGATCTGCTATGAGACCTTGATCGAGCGGCTTTCGTACTGTCGAGAATGGCTCAGTCATGCAGCTCACCGTTTGACAGTATCTCTTACCGGAAACGCACCTGATTCCCTAAAGGGACGCCGCCTTGTGGTACGCCCCTGGGAACACCCTGTTAAGAATTGGCTCACACAAGCCCAGGGTCGATCGGATAAAATAAT contains:
- a CDS encoding diguanylate cyclase, translated to MAKILVVDDSPFEAKHSKVLLEREGHEVLVAENGMQGMKLIKLERPDLILLDLVLPDISGREVCRWAKLNAETQSIPIIILTARTDVKERVAGLEDGANDYVTKPCDDSELKARIDAVLREKTLRDQLEKKNTEYEELMRKFERMAITDPVTGLFNRRRFEEMLAQEFERYRRYGTPFTCLMIDVDHFKRINDTYGHDVGDLVLKETAQTIQAQIRGVDMVSRYGGDEFAVLLSQQKGEEAVKAAGRILRHVKQLRFKEMKKGEKITLSIGIAALPDPDLKEMDQMMQCADYALYKAKKNGRDCAESATVRESNQDPQ
- the rnr gene encoding ribonuclease R — its product is MRIEKEAVLRELEKKSDHPMLLKELMRALKVPKDARREIKKLLRKMIQEGEIIKTRGNRYGLPQKMNLVIGRLKGHRDGYGFVIPEAEGEPDIFIAAKKMEEAMHGDRVVARIEATKPDGRREGRVIRVLERARKQIVGRYEKGRTVGFVIPADKRITSDLYVTPENSLSAEPGEIVLAEILSYPTKTRNPEGKIIKVLGKADDPRIDTMMVVESYGLPRDFPQEAMQEAGKIKESVTAQMRRGREDLRDLPTVTIDGEKARDFDDAISIEKTRKGYLLRVHIADVSHYVPQGSALDREAYERATSVYFPDAVIPMFPEKLSNGICSLNPKEDRLAMTAEMTFDADGRRVGYKLYNSVIQSDERMTYTAVRQILVDRDEKVRERYAALLPQFELMERLAMQLRKNRLERGSLDFDLPEPSIVLSLTGETIDIIREERNVAHQIIEEFMLAANETVAEHMTALEVPFLYRIHDPPTPTRIFEFNELLKSFGLVLRDLEKIRPKSLSDVLEVVKGRPEERLINQILLRSLKQAKYSAENHGHFGLASEEYTHFTSPIRRYPDLVVHRLLKKALHQRMSQDEQEEWARRLPEIGKHTSERERASMEAEREVIQRKKVKFMSDKVGVIYSGFISGVAAYGLFVELGTYFVEGLIHVSNLHDDYYIYDEKQHALIGEHHRRTFRLGDPIQVRVDRVDLENWQIDFGLMEEEKPQRKRRSR